In Oceaniferula marina, the following proteins share a genomic window:
- a CDS encoding helix-turn-helix transcriptional regulator translates to MTIGRKKKAMANDKACGLGSHGWDEDVHILGEGTRHVVVAADDSDSRAWLAEAPRCPLLAQDNILHTGMMWVESGLEVIRTDQSGSYFMACMGGMGEVMFDGGWKRLRSGQACLLPPFVMNAFRSVPGSPWSLIWVRYLEQRDVVPLATSHSPVRGDFDYAPMKAAVEGLHAECIGGQGPALLHLWTELIHQYVLRFSQPEQSDKRLWKLWNEVEKHLAYPWTLGELSDAGHLSAEHLRRLCKKQLGRSPMQHLTFLRMKQARHLLSTSDEKIEVIARAVGYESPFTFSNTFKKWVGWRPSSLRPR, encoded by the coding sequence ATGACGATAGGCCGTAAAAAGAAAGCGATGGCAAACGATAAGGCATGCGGGCTAGGAAGCCATGGATGGGACGAGGATGTTCACATCCTGGGTGAGGGGACCCGCCATGTGGTGGTGGCGGCGGATGATTCGGACTCCCGTGCCTGGTTGGCTGAAGCTCCACGCTGTCCCTTGCTTGCGCAGGATAACATCCTGCATACGGGTATGATGTGGGTGGAGTCGGGTTTGGAAGTGATTCGGACGGATCAGTCGGGCTCGTATTTTATGGCCTGCATGGGTGGGATGGGAGAGGTGATGTTTGACGGTGGTTGGAAGCGCTTGCGTTCTGGCCAGGCCTGTTTACTGCCACCTTTTGTTATGAATGCCTTTCGGTCGGTTCCCGGGAGCCCGTGGTCATTGATCTGGGTGCGTTATTTGGAGCAGCGGGATGTTGTGCCCTTAGCGACTTCTCATTCTCCGGTGCGTGGGGATTTTGACTATGCCCCCATGAAGGCGGCGGTCGAAGGCTTGCATGCCGAGTGTATCGGCGGTCAGGGACCGGCATTGCTTCATTTATGGACGGAGTTGATTCACCAGTATGTGTTGCGTTTTTCCCAGCCTGAGCAGAGCGACAAGCGGCTCTGGAAATTGTGGAATGAAGTGGAAAAACATTTGGCCTACCCGTGGACGTTGGGAGAGCTTTCTGATGCCGGTCACCTCAGTGCGGAGCACTTGAGGCGCCTGTGTAAAAAGCAGCTTGGGCGGAGCCCGATGCAGCATCTGACTTTTTTGCGGATGAAACAGGCACGCCACCTGTTGAGCACGAGCGACGAAAAGATCGAAGTCATCGCCCGGGCCGTTGGATATGAAAGCCCGTTTACGTTTTCCAATACCTTCAAAAAGTGGGTTGGTTGGCGGCCATCTTCGCTGAGGCCGCGGTAG
- a CDS encoding arylsulfatase, with amino-acid sequence MTRHLLTLASSALFALGSAIAADKPNIIYILLDDAGYGDFSCYGQEKFQTPNIDKLATEGMQFTDHYSGSTVCAPTRSVLMTGLHTGHTPIRGNSEVKPVGQKPLPADTLTIAKLLKQHGYATGAFGKWGLGYPGSEGDPLNQGFDRFYGYNCQRNAHTYYPTWLYDDKTKITLDGKTYSHTLIMDECLAWIKEQGSDKKAPFFCYLPITIPHAAMHVPEKYAAPFRKKFPQFENKIGRYAGPNVRNPAAMFAGMMTLLDEDIGRLMSLIKDLGIDDNTVVMFTSDNGAHREGGHMPDFFNSNGGMRGHKRALSEGGIRTPLLVRWPGTIKAGSKSEHISAHWDVFPTLCEISGTETPGGLDGISYLPELLGKPQKKHAYLYWEFMEQGGKRALRFGKDGQWKAIQLKASKNKDAPIALYNLKKDPREEKDVSKQHPELIDTVKKTFDKARTTNDTFKFNWEKK; translated from the coding sequence ATGACCCGCCACCTTCTCACACTCGCGAGCAGTGCCTTGTTCGCGCTCGGCTCCGCCATCGCTGCCGACAAACCGAATATTATCTACATCCTGCTTGATGACGCCGGCTACGGAGATTTTTCCTGCTACGGTCAGGAAAAATTTCAGACCCCCAACATTGATAAACTGGCCACTGAAGGCATGCAGTTTACTGACCACTACTCCGGCTCAACCGTCTGCGCCCCGACTCGCTCGGTTCTGATGACGGGCCTGCATACCGGACACACGCCGATCCGGGGAAACTCGGAAGTCAAACCTGTCGGCCAAAAACCACTGCCCGCCGATACCCTGACCATCGCCAAGTTACTTAAACAACATGGCTACGCCACTGGCGCCTTTGGCAAATGGGGGCTTGGCTACCCTGGATCTGAAGGAGACCCTCTCAATCAGGGGTTCGACCGCTTCTACGGTTACAACTGCCAACGCAACGCCCACACCTACTACCCGACCTGGCTTTACGATGATAAAACCAAGATCACACTCGATGGAAAAACATACTCCCACACGCTGATCATGGACGAGTGCCTCGCATGGATCAAAGAGCAAGGCAGCGACAAAAAAGCTCCCTTTTTCTGCTACCTGCCCATCACCATTCCACACGCCGCCATGCACGTGCCGGAAAAATACGCCGCCCCTTTCCGGAAAAAATTTCCTCAGTTTGAAAACAAGATCGGCCGTTACGCCGGCCCCAACGTCCGCAATCCGGCTGCCATGTTTGCCGGCATGATGACTCTGCTCGATGAAGACATCGGCCGTCTGATGAGCCTGATCAAGGATCTCGGCATCGACGACAACACGGTGGTCATGTTTACCTCTGACAACGGGGCCCACCGCGAAGGTGGACACATGCCCGACTTCTTTAACTCCAACGGTGGCATGCGCGGCCATAAACGCGCCCTCTCCGAAGGAGGCATCCGCACCCCTCTGCTCGTCCGCTGGCCCGGCACCATCAAAGCCGGCAGTAAGTCAGAGCACATCTCCGCCCACTGGGATGTCTTCCCCACCCTCTGCGAGATCAGTGGCACCGAAACTCCAGGAGGACTCGATGGCATTTCCTACCTGCCTGAACTCCTCGGAAAACCCCAGAAAAAGCACGCCTATCTTTACTGGGAGTTTATGGAACAGGGAGGCAAGCGTGCCTTGCGCTTCGGTAAAGATGGACAATGGAAAGCTATCCAACTCAAAGCCTCAAAAAACAAGGATGCTCCCATCGCCCTCTACAACTTGAAAAAGGACCCACGCGAAGAAAAGGATGTTTCCAAACAACACCCCGAACTCATCGACACGGTGAAAAAAACCTTCGATAAAGCCCGTACGACCAACGACACGTTCAAATTCAACTGGGAGAAAAAATAG
- a CDS encoding ThuA domain-containing protein, whose amino-acid sequence MKPLKHILAVSTVLSTTLSAQITYQGDNGPGKGKHIVFVASDHEYRSEETCPAIARILAQHHGFQCTVLFGLDNKGNIQAGASNIPGLEALQQADLMVIFARFLNLPDAQMKHIVDYLERGGPVVGLRTSSHAFKIPKGSTYERFDFKYSGKDYEKGFGHQILGNTWVGHYGKNHKQGTRIQLIPEQKQHPILRGVNDNAFCHAGGYVGNPREGFTVLTNSQPLVSMQPDAKPDPKKPPMPSTWTRHYTAKDGKQARVFHSTQGASEDILDPNYRRMIVNGIFWAAGLEQAIRPDNAISFVGPYQPTTFRMNGHVKGVQPADLQDMQSPIMPKPEKAKK is encoded by the coding sequence ATGAAACCTCTCAAACACATCCTCGCCGTCAGCACCGTACTCAGCACCACTCTCTCCGCGCAAATCACCTACCAAGGCGACAACGGCCCGGGAAAAGGAAAGCACATCGTCTTTGTCGCCTCGGATCACGAATACCGATCCGAAGAGACCTGCCCGGCGATCGCCCGCATCCTCGCCCAACACCATGGATTCCAATGCACCGTGCTCTTTGGTTTGGACAACAAGGGGAACATCCAGGCCGGAGCCTCGAACATTCCTGGATTGGAAGCACTCCAACAGGCCGACCTCATGGTCATCTTTGCCCGCTTCCTCAACCTGCCGGATGCCCAGATGAAACACATCGTCGACTACCTTGAGCGCGGCGGCCCCGTCGTCGGACTTCGCACCTCGTCCCATGCATTCAAAATCCCGAAAGGGTCCACCTACGAACGGTTCGATTTCAAATACTCAGGCAAAGATTACGAAAAAGGATTCGGGCATCAAATCCTCGGCAACACTTGGGTCGGGCACTACGGCAAAAACCACAAACAAGGGACTCGCATCCAACTCATCCCGGAACAAAAACAACACCCGATCCTCCGGGGAGTAAACGACAACGCATTCTGCCACGCCGGAGGATACGTTGGAAACCCACGTGAAGGCTTCACCGTGCTCACCAACAGCCAGCCACTGGTATCGATGCAGCCCGATGCCAAACCCGACCCGAAAAAACCACCGATGCCATCCACCTGGACTCGGCACTACACCGCCAAAGATGGCAAGCAGGCACGCGTGTTTCACTCAACCCAAGGGGCGTCCGAAGACATCCTCGACCCGAACTACCGCCGGATGATCGTCAATGGTATTTTCTGGGCCGCGGGACTGGAACAAGCCATCCGGCCCGACAACGCAATCAGCTTCGTCGGCCCCTATCAACCGACCACCTTCCGTATGAATGGCCACGTCAAAGGGGTGCAACCCGCCGATCTCCAGGACATGCAAAGCCCGATCATGCCAAAGCCTGAAAAAGCCAAGAAATAA